GAAGTAGAGGAGGAAGTGCGTGTCGTAGATGTCCTCGCCGCGGCGGTCGCGCCCGCGGATCCCGTTGCCGTTGAGGAACATGCCGATGGCGCGGAGCCCGGATTCCCAGTCGTCGTCGACCATCGGGGTCGCGTCGGCGTCGAGCCAGACGATGTCGGGCAGCGGCTCGCCCTCGCCGCGCCGCACGGGTCGGCCGTCGAAGAAGCGGCCGCGACGGAAGGTCGGGTGCTCCTTGCGGAGCCGCACGACCGAGGCCGTGAACTCCACGAGCGGCTGGTCCGCCTGGTCCCAGTGCACCCAGCTGATCTCGTTGTCCTGCGCGTACGTGTTGTTGTTGCCCTGCTGCGTGCGGCCGAGCTCGTCGCCATGCAGGATCATCGGCACGCCCTGCGACAGGATCATGGTCGCGAGCATGTTGCGCTGCTGGCGGCCGCGGAGCGTGAGGATCGCCGGGTCGTCGGTCGGTCCCTCCACGCCCATGTTCCAGGAGCGGTTGTGGCTCTCGCCGTCCTTGTTGTCCTCGCCGTTCGCCTCGTTGTGCTTCTCAGTTGTAACTGACGAGGTCGGCGATCGTGAAGCCGTCGTGCGCGGTGATGAAGTTGATCGACGCCACGGGCCGACGCCCCGAGTGCTCGTAGAGGTCGGCGGATCCCGTGATCCGGGCCGCGAACTCCCCGAGCGACGACGCCTCGCCGCGCCAGAAGTCGCGGACGGTGTCGCGGTACTTGCCGTTCCACTCGGTCCACTGCGGCGGGAAGTTGCCCACCTGGTAGCCGCCGGGGCCGACGTCCCACGGCTCGGCGATGAGCTTGACCTGCGACACCACGGGGTCCTGCTGCACGAGCTCGAAGAAGGTGGCGAGCTTGTCGACGTCGTAGAACTCGCGCGCGAGCGCCGACGCCAGGTCGAACCGGAAGCCGTCCACGTGCATCTCGGTGACCCAGTAGCGCAGCGAGTCCATGATCAGCTGCAGCGCGTGCGGGTGCCGCACGTTGAGCGAGTTGCCGGTGCCCGTGTAGTCCATGTAGTAGGTGGGGTCGTCCTCCATGAGCCGGTAGTAGGCCTGGTTGTCGATGCCCTTGAACGAGAGGGTCGGCCCGAGGTGGTTGCCCTCGGCCGTGTGGTTGTAGACCACGTCGAGGATGACCTCGATGCCGGCGGCGTGCAGCGCCCGCACCATGGACTTGAACTCCTGCACCTGCTGGCCGAGCTCGCCCGTGGACGAGTACGCGTTGTGCGGCGCGAAGAACCCGATGGTGTTGTAGCCCCAGTAGTTGCGGAGGCCCTTCTCGAGCAGCGTGTTGTCCTGCACGAACTGGTGCACGGGCATCAGCTCGATGGCGGTCACGCCGAGCTTCTGCAGGTGGTCGATGACGGCGGGGTGCGCGATGCCGGCGTACGTGCCGCGCAGCTCCTCGGGGATCCGCGGGTTCAGCTGCGTGAGCCCCTTCACGTGCGCCTCGTAGACGACCGTCTCGCTGTAGGGCGTGCGGGGGAGGCGGTCGCCGTCCCAGTCAAAGAACGGGTTGACCACGACGCCGAGCATCATGTGCGGGCCCGAGTCCTCGTCGTTGCGGCTCGACGGGTCGCCGAAGTCGTAGGCGAACAGCGACGGGTGCCAGTCGAACTCCCCGCAGGTGGCCTTGGCGTAGGGGTCCAGCAGGAGCTTCGCGGGGTTCGACCTGTGCCCGTTCTCCGGCTCGTAGGGACCGGTCACGCGGTATCCGTATCGCTGCCCCGGCTGCACGTGCGGGAGGTAGCAGTGCCAGACGTGCGCGTCGACCTCCGTGACGTCCACGCGGGTCTCGGTGCCGTCCTCCTCGATGAGGCACAGCTGCACCGACTCCGCGGCCTCGCTGAAGAGAGCGAAGTTCGTGCCGCTCCCGTCGAAGGTCGCGCCGAGCGGGTAGGGGTTTCCGGGCCAGGTCTTCAAGTGGTCCTCCAGTTGGGTCGACTCGTCCGCCGGCGGTGCGCACGCGTGCGCGCGCGGGGTCCGTCGGGGGCGGGGCAGGCGGTGGATCCGCGTGGGCCGCAGCGGCAGGGGGGGCGGATGCGACGCAGCGACGCACCACGGGCGAGGCTACCGTGGGCGCCCGGATTGGCCCGCATCCCGAGGGCCCCGCAGGGTACGGTGGGTCGCATGACCAACCTCGTCGCACAGCTCGCAGAGAACGTGAAGAACGCCGGAGTGGGGACGGTCTACGGCGACCCCCTCGACATCGACGGCTCGACCATCGTGCCCGTGGCGTTCGCCTGGTACGGCTTCGGCGGGGGCAGCGACCTCCCCGACTCGGACGGCAACGTCGCCGGCGGCGGCGGGGGCGGCGGCGCCACCTGGCCCATCGGCGCCTACATCGCCACCGACGGCGAGGTGCGCTTCCAGCCCAACGTGATCGCCCTGCTCGCGGTGGCCACGCCCGTCATCTGGATCTCCGGCAAGGTCCTCGTCAAGCTCATCAAGACGCTGAAGTAGCCGCAGCCGCACCACCACCGCGGAGCGCGGGTGCCCTCGGGCGCCCGCGCTCCCGTGCGTCCGGGGACGCGCGCCGTCGCTGCTTTCCGGGCGCGTCGCCCGCGCGCTATGCTCGCCGGTGAACACGGGAGTCCGGTGAGCCGGACTGAGAGGAAGATCCCCAATCTTCGACCGTCGAACCTGATCTGGATCATGCCAGCGCAGGGAGGTTTCCTTTCTCCACCCGTGCCTCTTCCACCTCACCGAAGGGCACGTCCGATGACCGCATCACCCTCGTCCACCGCATCCGCTCCGGCCGGCGTCGCCGCCCGCAGCCCCCGCTCCGGCCTCCGCGCCCGCTGGCGCGTCATCGACATCGTCGTGGCCAGCGTCCTCGGCGTGGCCTCCGGCCTCGTCTTCGTGATCTGGAACACGGCGTCCGTCCCCGTCGCGGGTGTGTTCCAGCCCCTGCTCCCCGGGCTCCAGGCGCTCGCGGGCGGCGGCTGGCTCTTCGCGGGCGTCCTCACCGGCATCGTGATCCGCAAGCCCGGCGCCGCCCTCTACGGCGAGCTGCTCGCCGCGTTCGTCTCCATGCTCGTCGGCAACGTGTGGGGGGTGAGCACGCTCCTCTCCGGCCTCACGCAGGGCCTCGGCGCGGAGCTCGTGCTGCTCGCCTTCCTCTACGCGAACTGGCGCGCCTACGTCGCCGTGCTCGCCGGCATGGGCGCGGGGCTCGGCATGGCGATCACGGACCTCGTCACCTACTACGTGGGATCCACACCGCTCTTCGCGACGATCTACACGGTCGCGGCGCTCGTCTCGGGCGCGGTCGTCGCGGGGCTGCTCCCGTGGCTCGTCGCCCGGGCGCTCGCCCGCACCGGCGCGCTCTCGCGCTTCGCCTCGGGCCGCGACACCGCGGCCCGCGTCTGACCGTGCGGCGACCGGGTCGTCGCCCGTCCTTGCTCGAGGCCTCGCGCGTGCCGCTCGCCGGGCCCGAGGCGACGGCCGAGCGGGCGGGCGGCGCGTCCGTCCGAGCCGAGGGCTGGGGCTGGCGGCACGCGGGACGGACCGCCTGGGCGGTCCGCGACGTCGACCTGGTCATCGAGCCGGGGGAGCGGGTGCTGCTCCTCGGCGCGTCCGGCGCCGGGAAGACCACGCTCATGCACGCGCTCGCGGGCGTCCTCGGCGGTGACGACGAGGGGGAGACCCGTGGCTCGCTGCGCGTCGATGGCCAGGATCCGGCCGCCCGCCGCGGCCGCGCTGGCCTCGTGCTGCAGGACCCCGACGCTCAGGTGATCCTTTCCCGTGTCGGCGACGACGTAGCATTCGGTTGCGAGAACCTCGGCGTCCCGCGCGACGAGATCTGGGTCCGCGTGCGGGCGGCGCTCGACGCGGTGGGCCTCGACGTCGCCCTGGACCGCTCCACGACCGCGCTCTCCGGCGGCCAGAAGCAGCGCCTCGCCCTCGCCGGCGTCCTCGCGATGCGGCCGGGTCTCCTGCTCCTCGACGAGCCGACCGCGAACCTCGACCCCGACGGCGTCGGCGAGGTGCGTCGCGCCGTCGAGTCCGTGGTCGAGTCGAGCGGCGCGACCCTCGTCGTCATCGAGCACCGCGTCGCCGTGTGGCAGGACCTCGTCGACCGGGTGGTCGTGTTCGCGGCGGACGGCGGGATCCTCGCCGACGGCGCGCCCGACGACGTCCTCCGCGACCAGGGTGCGTCGCTCGCGGCGGCCGGCGTCTGGGTGCCGGGCCGGGAGCCGGCCGAGCCCGTCCGGGAGCGCGCCGCGCCCGCTCCGCTCCTCCGGGCGGACGGCCTCGCCGTGGGCCGGGGCGGCGCACGCGGCACCGCGGTGGCCGAAGGCATCGGCGTCGCGTTCGCCTCGGGCCGCGTCACGGCGCTCACCGGACCGAACGGCGGTGGCAAGAGCACGCTCGCGCTCACGCTGGGCGGCCTGCTGCCCGCGCTGTCCGGCCGGGTCGTCGCGGAGGCGGCCCTCGCCGGCGGCCTCGGCGCGGATCCGGCCGCCTGGCGCTCGCGCGAGCTGGCGGCGCGCATCGGCACGGTGTTCCAGGATCCGGAGCACCAGTTCCTCGCCGGCACCGTGCGCGCCGAGCTCGGGGTCGGTCCGCGCGCCGTGGGCATGGATCCCGCCGAGGCCGCCCGTCGCGTCGACGAGCTGCTCGTGCGCCTCCGCCTCGACGGCCTCGCGGAGGCGAACCCCTTCACCCTCTCCGGGGGCGAGAAGCGGCGCCTCTCCGTCGCGACCGCCCTGGCGACCGCCCCGCGCCTCCTCGTCCTCGACGAACCCACGTTCGGGCAGGACGCCCGCACCTGGGCCGAGCTCGTCGCGCTCCTCGCCGACCTCGTCGACCGCGAGGGCGTGGGCGTCCTCGCCGTCACCCACGACGCCGACCTCGTCCGCGCGCTGGCGGACGAGGTCCTCCGCCTCGACGCCGTGCCGGGCGGAACCGCCCGCCTCGAGGCCGTGCGATGAGCGTTGCCGTGCCCCCGGTCGTCCCCGCCGCCCGCGCGACGGGCCTCGCCGCCGTCAACCCCGTGGCCCGGCTCGCGGCCGCGCTCGTGCTGACGCTCGTCCTCGTGCTGAGTCTCGACGCCGTCTCCGCGGGCACGGCGCTGCTGCTCGAGCTGCTGCTCCTGCCGTTCGCGGGCATCCGCCCGCGCGCATTCCTGGTCCGCGGCATCCCCGTCTGGATCGCCGCGCCCGCCGCGGGCCTCACGATCCTGCTCTACGGCCGCACGTCCGGCGACGTGTACGCGCAGTTCCTGCTCGTGGTGGTCAGCGAGGACTCGGTGCTGCTCGCGGTCGCGACGACCCTGCGCGTGCTGGCCATCGGCGTCGCGTCGCTCGTGCTCTTCACGGACGTGGATCCCACGGACCTCGCCGACGGCCTCGCGCAGGTCGCGCGCCTGCCGTCCCGCTTCGTGCTCGGCGCGCTCGCGGGCGTGCGGCTCGTCGGGCTGCTCCTCGACGACTGGCGCTCGCTCGAGCTGGCGCGACGTGCGCGGGGCGTGGCCGACCGCGGCCGGATCCGCCGGTTCGCCGGCCAGGCCTTCGCGCTCCTCGTGCTCTCGATCCGGCGCGGCAGCAAGCTGGCCACCGCGATGGAGGCCCGCGGCTTCGGCGGCGCCACCGCTCGCACCTGGGCCCGCCCCAGCGTCGTCGGTCGGCGGGAGGCGCTCGTCCTGGCCGTCGCCCTGCTCGTCGCCGCCAGCGCGGTGGCGGCCGCCGTCACGGCCGGGACCTGGGGCTCCGTTGCGGCCTGACGCGGGGGAGCGGCGCCCCGCGCTCGTCCTCGTCGACGGCCCGTCCGGCTCCGGCAAGTCGACCCTCGCGGACTCCCTCGTCCGGGACGGCGATGCGGACGCGGGGCTGCCGCCGGGCGCCCAGCTCCTCCGGCTCGACGACGTCTACCCCGGCTGGGACGGCCTCGAGGCGGCGTCCCGGCACCTCGAGCGGCACGTGCTCCCGGGGAT
This window of the Clavibacter sepedonicus genome carries:
- a CDS encoding energy-coupling factor transporter transmembrane component T family protein, with the translated sequence MSVAVPPVVPAARATGLAAVNPVARLAAALVLTLVLVLSLDAVSAGTALLLELLLLPFAGIRPRAFLVRGIPVWIAAPAAGLTILLYGRTSGDVYAQFLLVVVSEDSVLLAVATTLRVLAIGVASLVLFTDVDPTDLADGLAQVARLPSRFVLGALAGVRLVGLLLDDWRSLELARRARGVADRGRIRRFAGQAFALLVLSIRRGSKLATAMEARGFGGATARTWARPSVVGRREALVLAVALLVAASAVAAAVTAGTWGSVAA
- a CDS encoding ABC transporter ATP-binding protein, with translation MRRPGRRPSLLEASRVPLAGPEATAERAGGASVRAEGWGWRHAGRTAWAVRDVDLVIEPGERVLLLGASGAGKTTLMHALAGVLGGDDEGETRGSLRVDGQDPAARRGRAGLVLQDPDAQVILSRVGDDVAFGCENLGVPRDEIWVRVRAALDAVGLDVALDRSTTALSGGQKQRLALAGVLAMRPGLLLLDEPTANLDPDGVGEVRRAVESVVESSGATLVVIEHRVAVWQDLVDRVVVFAADGGILADGAPDDVLRDQGASLAAAGVWVPGREPAEPVRERAAPAPLLRADGLAVGRGGARGTAVAEGIGVAFASGRVTALTGPNGGGKSTLALTLGGLLPALSGRVVAEAALAGGLGADPAAWRSRELAARIGTVFQDPEHQFLAGTVRAELGVGPRAVGMDPAEAARRVDELLVRLRLDGLAEANPFTLSGGEKRRLSVATALATAPRLLVLDEPTFGQDARTWAELVALLADLVDREGVGVLAVTHDADLVRALADEVLRLDAVPGGTARLEAVR
- a CDS encoding ECF transporter S component, whose translation is MTASPSSTASAPAGVAARSPRSGLRARWRVIDIVVASVLGVASGLVFVIWNTASVPVAGVFQPLLPGLQALAGGGWLFAGVLTGIVIRKPGAALYGELLAAFVSMLVGNVWGVSTLLSGLTQGLGAELVLLAFLYANWRAYVAVLAGMGAGLGMAITDLVTYYVGSTPLFATIYTVAALVSGAVVAGLLPWLVARALARTGALSRFASGRDTAARV